GCAGCGTCTCGTGGCTGACGATCTGATAGGCCAGTTCGCGCGCCTTCACTTCGTCGAGTTGCGCCTTGTCTGCTTCGGCGTAGAGGCGGTGGTGGGCCAGCGCCTGGACGGGGTCGTTGCGGGCCTCGGCCACGAGGTAGCGGATGCGGTATGCAGCGACGAGCGGCTTGGTGAAATCGCCACCGCCGCGATCGATCGTGGCCAGCGCGTGGGCATCGGCCCCGGCGGGGTCGCCGGCGGCCAGCTTGTACTCCGCCAGCAGCGAGTGGAACTCGCCGAGCAGCGGCGGGTAGCCGGTGCGCTCGACCTCGGGGAGATGACGTTCGAGGAGCGCGACCGCCCGCGACCGGCTGCCCTCGCCCGCCCATTTGCGCGCAAGCATGGCGCGCACCAGGTTGGCCACCACCGGCTCGCGCTCTGCGTCGCACCCGTCGATCAGCAGGTTGAACTCGCGGTCCTCGGAAGGGACCTGTTTCAACTCCTGCATCGCCTGCAGGCGGGTCTGGCCCGCAAAGCACCGGGCGCGCGGCGCCTCGGTGATGGCCAGCACGCGCTCGGCGTACTCGCGCCCGATCCGGTACTGCCCGGCCTGGTTGTGGATCACCGCCGCCACGCCGAACACGTGCTCGCGATTGGCCTCGTCGATGTCGTCGCGTGTGAACGGCAGCACCTTGCCGAGCATGCGCAGGCCGCCAGCGAAATCGCGGGTGATGGCGCGCGTATTGACCACGAGCGCGCCGGCGCGGACCTTCATGTTCGCACCCTGCGCGCGCTCGAACAGCGCGGTCGCCGCGGCGATGCTCTCCTCGTAGCGACCGCCGAGCGCGAGCGCGTACGCGTTGAGGTAGTCGAGGCGCTCGCCCTGCCCCACGGTCAGGTCGTCGGGCGTATTGGCGTTGAGTCCGGCGAGGAGCTCGCGGAACCTGGCCGGATTGGCGCTGCGGAGCGTGTCTGCCTGTTCGAGCAGGGCATCGAAGGTTGCCGCCGGTGCGGCATGGGCGACGTTCGCCACCAGCCCTCCCGACAGGAGACTCGCCAACAGGCAGACCATCAGCCACTGCGTGCGCATCGTTGCGCCGACCCCGTATGTGGGAGTTAGCTTTCGGGTGACTCGTCCGGGGGGTCGCGCTTGTCGTCGTCGTCCGGACGATCGCGCTGCGGCTGCGCCGGCGTGTCTTCCTGGGGTGACCAGAGCTGCATCATCACGTGCTCGGGGGCGCCAAGCAAGACGGCCAGGCCCGTGCCGTCGCCGGACAGCAGCAGGGCACGCTCGGCGGGGCCGAGGCCCGACGTGGACACGCGTGCAAGCTCATCGGCGGCCATGGCCACCGGGCACTCGCCCAGCGCCTCGAGGATACGGATCGCATTCGACATCGGTGGGTCCCCTCACACAGTGGATTTGATGGTGGCGCAACGTGACTCGGCGGGTTCGCTCGCGGCGATCTCTTCCAGAATCGCGCGATCGGGCTGCAGCGCCGCGCAAGGCGGCAGCACCAGCGTCGTCTGCGGACGCAGCCCCGCTCCCTCGAGGCCGGACAGCCGCATCCCCTCGATGCGCGGCCGTGCAATGGCGAGCGTAGCAGCTTCGTAAAGCGTCACGGTATGGTCCGCCGGGTAGTCCTGGAGCAGGCGCTGCAAGAGCAGGCGCTGCCACGCGCCCATGGGGAGTTGACGTCCTCCGGGGCCGGAAACGGCCATGCCCACCTGCCAGAGCACCAGCAATGCGCCGCGGTCCACGTGGCGCCGGTACTGCAGGAACTGCCCGGCTTCGAAATGCTGGCAACCGGTCGCGCCAGGATCCAGCCCGAGATCGGCATACAGGCAATCCTCGGCGGAGATGCCGGGCTCCATGTGCGCCTCGTAACCCTCGGCACGTGCCTGGGCGATGGCCTGGTGCGGCGCCACGGCGAACACGCCCGGATGCCCGTAGAACGCGGCGCATACGCGATGCCCGGCACGTACTTCGGACAGCAGCAGCGCGACCATCTCCGCATAGGCCTGGCGCCGCGAACGGCCACCGCCGTAGCAGGGCTGCAGGCTGCGCACGTCGCGGTGCATGCCCTGCAGCCAGAGTTCGACCAGCGGATCGGACACCGCCATGAACACCACGTCCGCACGCTCGATCGTGGCGCGCGCGCGCGCGCCGATGTGGGCGCCCAGCATCATCCCGATGCCGACGCAGGCCAGGCTTCCCCGTTTCGACATCACCACGTCTCCTGCATCCCGCGCCCCGTACCAGTCGCCCGTCCGGCCTGCACCGCCGGGTTCCCACGCAGCTGCGCCCAGCGCGCCCGCGTCAGCTGCCAGCGGCATTCTCCGGCAATGTCCTGCACTGCGACCTGGAACCCCAGGCGCCGCATCAGCGCACCCGCCGCCGCGTTGCCTCGCGCATGGCGCGTCCACAACGCCGGCAGCGCGGTGGAGGTGAACACCACGTCCGCCAATGCGGCGATGCCGGCGCTGGCAACGCCGGCCCCCTGTGCGTCGCGCGGCAGCAGGACGCCAACTTCGGCGTGGTCGTCAGCGTCCGGGCCGGCCTGCAGCGCCAGGAGTCCCGCGGGCGGCACGTCGACGCCGGCATCGACGCGCCGCGGAAGCAGCCAGTACGCGACTCGCGGCGGACGCGCGGCGAGCTGGTCCATGACGCGTGCAAACGCCGCGCGCGCACGCTCGACGGTGAGCACCGCGCCGACGTGGCGCATCGCTTCAGGATCGCCATACAGCGCGCAATACAACGCTTCATCCCGTGCCTGCAGCACCCGCAGCGGCGTCCCAGCGACCACAGGCGCGGCAAGCCGCACTCAGCGCCGCCCGGCCAGCACGCGCTGCAGGTTCGCGCGTGCCTGCGCGTCGAGGCGCGCATGGAAATAGTCACTCAGGAAGATGCGCTCGCTGGCGAGCAGCGACTCCAGGAACTTCCTGCGCCCGCGGCGAAACATCCATCCGGGCACCCTTCCCCGGTACTCCTCGGCAATCCCGCGGTCGTAGGCATCGAAGTCCGCGGGCGCCGCGCCCAGGACGGCCATGTCGCAGTCGAGGAAATGCCGGGCGTCGTCGGCATCGTCTCCGTCACCGAGGTCCGCGGGCGCGAGGTGCCCGTGGCGCGCGGTGAGTTCGATCAGCCTGGCGACGCGAGCGCCATCGATGCCCGCATCCGCCATCCAGCGCGCGATCGCGTCGATGGCGAGCACGGCCGAGCGCGACTCGTTGTCGCTGCGGCCGGCCTCGTAGATCGCGTCGTGGTACAGGACGGCCAACCAGGCCTCGCGCGGGCGATGCCAGCCGGGGCCGTCGGCCACTTCGTCGAAACGCGCGAGCACCGCTTCGACGTGGTCAAAGCCGTGATAAGCGCGTGGTGGAGTGGCGTACGCGGCGCGAAGCGCGTCGAGTTGCCCCGGAGGCAGCGGCACGCGCTCATGCATCGCCGTGCCCCTTGCGCAGGCGAAGGGCGTGCGCGACGCGCTCGAACGACGCCGACAGCGCCGCCTGCGCCGCGGCCGGCAGGGACGCGCGCACGCGCGCAAGGCTCGCCTCGTCGCCGGCAGGTGCCGCGCCGGTCCACGCGAACACGACCAGGTTGCTCATTCGCGCCTCCTCCACCACCAGCACGTTGCCCGCGCCGAAACTGCGTCGCAGCCGCTCGACATGCGGCGCGGGATCGGCACAGAACAGGTTGGTGGCGAGCACCCCGCCGGGGCGCAGCGCGTCGCGGCAGGCATCGTGGAAGGCCGGCGTGGACAGCGCCGCGGGTATGCCGCCGGCGTCATAGCCGTCCACCAGCAGCATGTCGTAGCGCGCGGTGCGCGCCGCCACGAACCGCGCGCCGTCATCCAGCACGACCTGCAGGCGGGCGTCGTCGTCGGGAATGCGGAACTCCCGGCGCAGCGCGATCACGCCGGGATGGTTCTCCACGACCTCCAGCCGCGCCTCCGGCAGGTGCCGGTGGATGAACTTCGCCTGCGATCCGCCGCCCAGCCCGACCATGCAGATCGAACCCGGCCGCGGTTGCCACAGCAACGCCGCAAGCATGGTGCGGGTGTAGTCGATCAGCAGCTGGTCCGGGGAACCCCCCAGCATCCGGCTCTGCGTCTGGCCGCGGGTGAACTGCAGCGCGGTGTAATCGCCGACCTGCCGCAGCCGGGCCGGACGCAGCGGCAGCCCGGTCGGGTCAAGTGGACGCACGCGGCGCCGCAGACCGGCAAGCCAGGTCGCAATCCGCTGCCCGAATCGGCCGTCATCCAACTGCACGCACGTTCCACCTGCGAAGACGCGGGCAGCCTAGCGCAGCAGTGGTTCACCAGTCAGCACCGATGCGACGTACACCGCCTGCTGAACGTCCCGTCGCCACCCTCGGAATTCTCAGAACCGGTTAAGCCGCCATCGTTTGAAGTGCGCATGTACCGACTTCCGACGAGCCTGCCATGAGCCTGCGCCGATTCCACCTTGTCGCTTCGATCCTCCTCGCGGCCAGCCTGCTCGCTCCGGTCGCGGGCCATGCCCAGGAACGTGGTCCGCGCGGCGAATCGCGCCAGCAGCGTGACGAAGACGACGCGACGCGCACCGAGCGCGACCAGCGCACCCAGCGCGACGAGCAGCATCGAGAGGCGCGGCAGGGGCAACGCCGGCAGGACCGCCCACAGGCCCGGCCGCCTCGGGAGCAACAGCCTCGGGAGCTGGCCGGGCAACGCCAGGAGCAGCAGCCCCGGTCAAGGGTCCGGCCGCGCATGGAGGAGCTGTCGCGCCCCCGCGAGGCGCAAGTGCGTCAGCCGCGTAGCGAGCAGCAACCCCGGCCGGAATCCCGGTCGGCGCTGCGGGATCGGAATCGGGGCGATGACGTGCAGCGCCAGGCCCGGGAACGGGGCGACGACGTGCGGCGCCAGGCCCGGCAACGGGGCGATGACGTGCAGCGCCAGACCCGGGAGCGCCTGCAGCGGCAACGCGATGACAGCGCGCGCATCCAGGCGGAAGCGCGCGCGCGCACGGCGCGCGAGCAGGCAAGCGTCCGCGACAGCGAACGACGCCTGCGGGACGACCGACGCCAAGCCAGCAATCCTGGGCCGTCGCAGGCACGCGAGCGCATCCGCGAGGATCGCTTCCGCGACGACGGCCGCCAGGCCGGGCTGCGCGAGCAGCGGATGCAGGACCAGCGCCGCCGTGAAGCCGACTACGCGCGCCACCAGGCGCAACTGCGCGCCATCGAGCGCCGCCACGAGCAGCGCCTGGTGCAGCAGCAGCGCGCCCAGCAGCAGCGCTACATGCGTGACTACCACCGCCGCCTGCAGCAGCAGCACCTCGTGTGGCAGGCACAGGGGTATCGCAACACCAACGCGTGGTACGGCGCGCCGCTCAGCCACCGCTACTACCGCGATGGCCGGTACCACCAGGTAAGCCGCTACGCTGCGGACCTCCTGCAGCAGGCGGTGGACCTGGGCTACCGCGAAGGCCGGCGCGCCGGACGCGCGGACAGCGACGATGGCTGGCGGCCCGACTACCGCAACAGCTACGCCTACGAGGATGCCAGCTACGGGTACAACGGCTGGTATGTCGACCGGGACGAGTACAGCTATTACTTCCGCGAGGGCTTCCGACGCGGCTACGAAGATGGCTATTACGACCGCAGCCGTTACGGCCGCCGCGGCGACGACGGCGACTACCTGATCCTGGCGGCGGTGCTGACGACGATCCTCGTACTGCAGCAGATCCACTGATCCGGCTGCGTCAGCGCAGCTGGCTGTCCTTGCTGCCACGGCGGTTGTAGCCACCCTGCGCACTGTCTTCCTCGTCGTGCGCGGACTGGCATGCCACGCACAGCCGCACCCCGGGCACGGCCTTCCGGCGCGCATCCGGGATGGCCGCCTCGCACTCCTCGCAGTGCGCCAGGCCCGGGCCCTGCGGCAACCGGCTGCGCGCCCGTTCGATGCCATCCTTCACGGTGGCATCGATCTGGTCCTGCACCGCTCCGTCTCCAGCCCAGCCTGTGGCCATGGTCGTGCCCCGCGTCGTGGTTGCCGTCCCGGGAGTTATCGGGACGGCGTGCCTTAACGCAAGCCCCCCGCGGCAGTCAGCCGCCGCAGCCGCCGCAGCAGGTCGAAGGCTGCTGCTCGACGGCAGCCGCGGCCGTTTCCAGGCCGGCGGAACTCACCAGGGCGGCCACTTCGGCGACGCCCAGGGACGTGGAGACCCGCAGCGGCGAGCCGCTGGCGTGCAGGTCGGCCAGTGCCGCTGGATCGGCGGCTCGCAGTGCCTCGTTGACGGCCGCCAGGTTGGCCACCCGGCCGCGCAGCGCGATTTCGTATTCCATGGTCTTGTCCAGTCGCAGGCGCCCATCGCGCCATGCGGCCATCGTCGGCCGTGCAGGCGGCGCCGGCCTTGAT
This Luteimonas sp. MC1572 DNA region includes the following protein-coding sequences:
- a CDS encoding GGDEF domain-containing protein — encoded protein: MRTQWLMVCLLASLLSGGLVANVAHAAPAATFDALLEQADTLRSANPARFRELLAGLNANTPDDLTVGQGERLDYLNAYALALGGRYEESIAAATALFERAQGANMKVRAGALVVNTRAITRDFAGGLRMLGKVLPFTRDDIDEANREHVFGVAAVIHNQAGQYRIGREYAERVLAITEAPRARCFAGQTRLQAMQELKQVPSEDREFNLLIDGCDAEREPVVANLVRAMLARKWAGEGSRSRAVALLERHLPEVERTGYPPLLGEFHSLLAEYKLAAGDPAGADAHALATIDRGGGDFTKPLVAAYRIRYLVAEARNDPVQALAHHRLYAEADKAQLDEVKARELAYQIVSHETLQQTQQIELLNRQNEVLQLQQRVQEQSAQNSRLLVLMLLLLLASIAFWAYKTKRVQVSLRRLAETDALTGISNRHHFNERAAATLARSARMGEDVALVMFDLDRFKSINDHYGHGVGDWVLQRVVEACATSRRDVDWFGRLGGEEFALLVAGADGAEAVRVADECRRCIAAIDSRESGHAFTITASFGISTTALSGYDLTRLLTHADRMLYRAKRGGRNRVCLYEIPVPAALQVADAHLAPAHLDAPVSMRAGERRRVTAF
- a CDS encoding SAM-dependent methyltransferase, which gives rise to MSKRGSLACVGIGMMLGAHIGARARATIERADVVFMAVSDPLVELWLQGMHRDVRSLQPCYGGGRSRRQAYAEMVALLLSEVRAGHRVCAAFYGHPGVFAVAPHQAIAQARAEGYEAHMEPGISAEDCLYADLGLDPGATGCQHFEAGQFLQYRRHVDRGALLVLWQVGMAVSGPGGRQLPMGAWQRLLLQRLLQDYPADHTVTLYEAATLAIARPRIEGMRLSGLEGAGLRPQTTLVLPPCAALQPDRAILEEIAASEPAESRCATIKSTV
- a CDS encoding GNAT family N-acetyltransferase — protein: MRLAAPVVAGTPLRVLQARDEALYCALYGDPEAMRHVGAVLTVERARAAFARVMDQLAARPPRVAYWLLPRRVDAGVDVPPAGLLALQAGPDADDHAEVGVLLPRDAQGAGVASAGIAALADVVFTSTALPALWTRHARGNAAAGALMRRLGFQVAVQDIAGECRWQLTRARWAQLRGNPAVQAGRATGTGRGMQETW
- a CDS encoding transferase — its product is MRPLDPTGLPLRPARLRQVGDYTALQFTRGQTQSRMLGGSPDQLLIDYTRTMLAALLWQPRPGSICMVGLGGGSQAKFIHRHLPEARLEVVENHPGVIALRREFRIPDDDARLQVVLDDGARFVAARTARYDMLLVDGYDAGGIPAALSTPAFHDACRDALRPGGVLATNLFCADPAPHVERLRRSFGAGNVLVVEEARMSNLVVFAWTGAAPAGDEASLARVRASLPAAAQAALSASFERVAHALRLRKGHGDA
- a CDS encoding DksA/TraR family C4-type zinc finger protein, with protein sequence MATGWAGDGAVQDQIDATVKDGIERARSRLPQGPGLAHCEECEAAIPDARRKAVPGVRLCVACQSAHDEEDSAQGGYNRRGSKDSQLR